From Ignavibacterium sp.:
TAGCAAGCTTGAATACTGTTTTTGCATCCATCACATCCGCACCATAAATAGGTTTTTGTATCAATGCTGCAAGACGCATTTCTGTAAAAGCACTGAGATTATTATTGCAAGGAGCACCATCAGCACCGAGTGAAACTGAGATGCCCTCTTTCAGATAGCGTGGAATGTTAGCAATTCCCGAAGCAAGTTTTAAATTTGATGATGGACAATGAGCCACTCTCATTTTTGTTTGCTTCATTATTTCAATTTCATTTTCACTCGTATGAATGCAATGAGCAAAAACCGAATGATCATCAATTGTATTTATTGAATGGAAGTATTCAATATTTTCTTTGCCAAATTTTTTTCTTACTTCCGCAATTTCATTTTTATTTTCTGATGAGTGAGTATGATAAACCGAACCGGCGAATTCATTTTTCATTTGAAATGATTCTTTGAGCAATTCCTCCGAACAAGAGAGAACAAATCTTGGTGCAAATCCGAATTTAATTCTTCCATCAGCTTTATTGTGAAATTCTTTTGCAAGTGAGTAAGTATAATCTATTTGCTCTTTTGTGCTTGATTTGAACTGCGGGAATAAATCATTTTGATCAATAAGACAGTTACCTGCAAATGCTCTTATACCAGAGTTAATCAATTCATCAAAAATAATTTCCTGATGACGTAAAGTTCCCATATCAAGAATTGTCGTTGTACCGCCTCGAAGTAGTTCATTTATCCCAACTTTCACTGAAGCGCTTAGTGAATTTTTATCGTGTGCATTCTCGTAAGGAAAAATTCTGTACTGCAACCAATCTAGTAGTTGTAAATCATCTGCAAGCCCTCTGAAGAGTGTCTGACAAAGATGGATATGAGTTTGCACAAAGCCGGGAATCAGAGTCAGTTCAGGATAATGAAAAATTTCACCCGGGTAATTTTTTATTTCACTTTTATTTAAGTCAATAAGAGAATTAATTATTCCATCCGTAATTTCAATCGCATAATTTTTAAGAACTGAATCATTCAGATCGTTTGTTACAATGAATTTCGGAATTATCAGATATTTCATTTCTATTCATTCATAAGTTAT
This genomic window contains:
- a CDS encoding amidohydrolase family protein, whose amino-acid sequence is MKYLIIPKFIVTNDLNDSVLKNYAIEITDGIINSLIDLNKSEIKNYPGEIFHYPELTLIPGFVQTHIHLCQTLFRGLADDLQLLDWLQYRIFPYENAHDKNSLSASVKVGINELLRGGTTTILDMGTLRHQEIIFDELINSGIRAFAGNCLIDQNDLFPQFKSSTKEQIDYTYSLAKEFHNKADGRIKFGFAPRFVLSCSEELLKESFQMKNEFAGSVYHTHSSENKNEIAEVRKKFGKENIEYFHSINTIDDHSVFAHCIHTSENEIEIMKQTKMRVAHCPSSNLKLASGIANIPRYLKEGISVSLGADGAPCNNNLSAFTEMRLAALIQKPIYGADVMDAKTVFKLATIEGAKALHLENEIGSIEIGKKADLVLLDLNLFNNSYLENENSIYSDIVYSSGLNNVHSVIVDGKWLVKDFKSLVYDENEITENAKSELQKLLGRV